A region from the Drosophila ananassae strain 14024-0371.13 chromosome 2L, ASM1763931v2, whole genome shotgun sequence genome encodes:
- the LOC6505864 gene encoding endophilin-A, giving the protein MAFAGLKKQINKANQYMTEKMGGAEGTKLDMDFMEMERKTDVTVELVEELQLKTKEFLQPNPTARAKMAAVKGISKLSGQAKSNTYPQPEGLLAECMLTYGKKLGEDNSVFAQALVEFGEALKQMADVKYSLDDNIKQNFLEPLHHMQTKDLKEVMHHRKKLQGRRLDFDCKRRRQAKDDEIRGAEDKFGESLQLAQVSMFNLLENDTEHVSQLVTFAEALYDFHSQCADVLRGLQETLQEKRSEAESRPRNEFVPKTLLDLNLDGGGGGLNEDGTPSHISSSASPLPSPMRSPAKSMQQAVTPQRQQQPCCQALYDFEPENPGELGFKENDIITLLNRVDDNWYEGSVNGRTGYFPQSYVQVQVPLPN; this is encoded by the coding sequence ATGGCTTTCGCTGGTCTGAAGAAGCAAATCAACAAGGCCAATCAGTACATGACCGAGAAGATGGGCGGTGCTGAGGGCACCAAGCTGGACATGGACTTCATGGAAATGGAGAGGAAGACGGATGTGACCGTGGAGCTGGTGGAGGAGCTGCAGCTGAAGACAAAGGAGTTTCTGCAACCGAATCCCACGGCCAGGGCCAAAATGGCAGCTGTGAAGGGCATATCGAAGCTGAGCGGGCAGGCCAAGTCGAACACGTATCCGCAGCCGGAGGGGCTATTGGCGGAGTGCATGCTGACTTATGGGAAGAAGCTCGGCGAGGACAACAGCGTGTTCGCGCAGGCGCTCGTCGAGTTCGGCGAGGCGCTAAAACAGATGGCCGACGTCAAGTATTCGCTGGACGACAACATCAAGCAGAACTTTTTGGAGCCACTGCATCATATGCAGACCAAAGACCTCAAGGAGGTAATGCACCATCGCAAGAAGCTGCAGGGCCGGCGTTTGGACTTTGACTGCAAGCGTCGCCGGCAGGCCAAGGACGATGAGATTCGTGGTGCCGAGGACAAATTTGGCGAGTCCTTGCAATTAGCGCAGGTTAGCATGTTTAACCTTCTGGAGAACGACACCGAGCATGTGTCCCAGTTGGTCACCTTCGCCGAGGCACTATACGATTTTCACTCGCAGTGCGCCGATGTGCTGCGCGGCCTGCAGGAGACGCTGCAGGAGAAGCGCTCCGAGGCGGAGAGCCGGCCACGCAACGAGTTCGTGCCCAAGACGCTGCTCGATCTGAACTTGgacggcggtggcggcggcctCAACGAAGACGGCACGCCGTCTCACATCAGCTCGAGCGCCTCGCCGTTGCCCTCGCCGATGCGTTCGCCCGCCAAGTCGATGCAGCAGGCCGTGACCCCCCAGCGCCAGCAGCAGCCCTGCTGTCAGGCGCTCTACGACTTCGAGCCGGAGAATCCCGGCGAGCTGGGCTTCAAGGAGAACGACATCATAACGCTGTTGAACCGAGTGGATGACAATTGGTATGAGGGCTCCGTGAATGGCCGCACCGGCTACTTCCCGCAGTCCTACGTCCAGGTGCAGGTTCCGCTGCCCAACTAA
- the LOC6505661 gene encoding uncharacterized protein LOC6505661: protein MKFATALLVASIVCVSSQALPSGGINPFAAANPYAAAFNPFLNGVFGGAGTGAAAGVAGPVAPVPPFGGASISTFFQSVVIQREAERLLAQPDFPADLSERVQDVVANSQEAIANCNNATLPWLQIRCVKPLLTTAKNQLKTIDDEWQARLAAAATTAAPTAA from the exons ATGAAATTCGCAACTGCTCTATTAGTGGCCAGCATTGTTTGCGTTAGCAGCCAG GCTTTACCTTCGGGTGGCATCAACCCGTTCGCCGCTGCCAATCCCTATGCGGCTGCCTTTAATCCCTTCCTGAATGGAGTATTCGGCGGTGCTGGCACCGGAGCCGCAGCTGGTGTAGCCGGTCCCGTGGCACCGGTTCCTCCGTTCGGTGGCGCCTCCATTTCCACCTTCTTCCAGTCGGTGGTGATCCAACGCGAAGCCGAACGCCTGCTGGCCCAGCCCGACTTCCCCGCCGATCTGTCCGAGCGTGTCCAGGATGTGGTGGCCAACTCCCAGGAGGCGATTGCCAACTGCAACAACGCCACCTTGCCCTGGCTCCAGATCCGCTGTGTGAAGCCCCTGCTGACCACTGCCAAGAACCAGCTGAAGACCATCGACGACGAGTGGCAGGCCCGTTTGGCCGCTGCCGCCACCACCGCTGCTCCGACTGCTGCATAG
- the LOC6505662 gene encoding uncharacterized protein LOC6505662 — protein sequence MSTSTVIALCLLAVLTVQIDAQGSPTDVALRWAQEEVNIFELIAREKLPPTNAAQSDANELVDSLKMAISHCNIALQSSGNLTQHEACVKSVTTFAKSSLAEVASEHWAIYGASSGASRIHLFW from the exons ATGTCTACTTCTACGGTGATCGCATTGTGTCTGCTGGCTGTACTG ACTGTGCAGATCGATGCCCAGGGCTCCCCCACAGATGTGGCCCTCCGATGGGCCCAGGAGGAAGTGAACATCTTCGAACTCATCGCCAGGGAGAAGCTACCTCCGACAAACGCAGCCCAAAGTGACGCAAACGAGTTGGTGGATTCATTGAAAATGGCTATTTCGCACTGTAATATTGCGCTACAGTCCTCTGGAAATTTAACCCAACACGAGGCCTGTGTGAAGTCGGTGACAACTTTTGCGAAATCTTCTTTGGCAGAAGTGGCCAGCGAACACTGGGCCATTTATGGAGCCAGCTCCGGGGCATCGCGCATCCATTTGTTTTGGTAG
- the LOC6502719 gene encoding uncharacterized protein LOC6502719 — translation MSWLSVVFCTFCLAFLVIWASPPQWDRVALDMAAEKNVTTRWRIQEAWKATVASETQLHEYYNELTNLEKEKSERIMKHAHAEVNRCVYEFYMGSTMERFTDCVRHVTSLHLTRLKNIRRATNHTEERVISGASRLKIWH, via the coding sequence ATGAGTTGGCTGTCTGTagttttttgtacattttgtTTGGCATTTCTGGTGATTTGGGCTTCACCTCCGCAATGGGACCGCGTGGCGTTAGACATGGCGGCGGAAAAGAACGTTACCACCCGGTGGCGCATCCAGGAGGCATGGAAGGCAACTGTTGCATCGGAGACGCAATTACATGAGTACTACAATGAATTGACAAACTTGGAGAAGGAGAAATCCGAACGCATTATGAAACATGCCCACGCTGAGGTGAACAGGTGTGTCTACGAGTTCTACATGGGATCGACCATGGAAAGGTTCACCGATTGCGTAAGGCATGTAACCAGCCTTCACCTGACCAGGTTGAAGAACATCCGGAGAGCTACAAATCACACAGAAGAGCGGGTGATTAGCGGAGCGAGCAGACTTAAAATCTGGCATTGA
- the LOC6505863 gene encoding opsin Rh2: protein MESTHFPETPLTLALTGPRFQAQSGGNGSVLDNVLPDMAHLVNPYWSRFAPMDPTMSKILGLFTLVILIISCCGNGVVVYIFGGTKSLRTPANLLVLNLAFSDFCMMASQSPVMIINFYYETWVLGPLWCDIYAACGSLFGCVSIWSMCMIAFDRYNVIVKGINGTPMTIKLAIMKILFIWLMAVFWTIMPLLGWSSYVPEGNLTACSIDYMTRQWNPRSYLITYSLFVYYTPLFMICYSYWFIIAAVAAHEKAMREQAKKMNVKSLRSSEDCDKSAEGKLAKVALTTISLWFMAWTPYLIICYFGLFKIDGLTPLTTIWGATFAKTSAVYNPIVYGISHPKYRLVLKEKCPMCVCGNTDEPKPDAPASDTETTSEAESKA from the exons ATGGAGAGCACTCATTTTCCGGAGACGCCATTGACTTTGGCCCTCACAGGGCCCAGGTTCCAGGCCCAGTCGGGCGGCAATGGATCCGTGCTGGACAAT GTGCTGCCCGATATGGCACACCTGGTGAATCCCTACTGGAGTCGCTTTGCCCCAATGGACCCTACAATGAGCAAAATACTCGGCCTGTTCACCCTGGTCATCCTGATTATATCCTGCTGCGGCAACGGAGTGGTGGTCTACATCTTCGGCGGAACCAAGTCGCTGCGCACGCCGGCCAATCTGTTGGTCCTGAATCTGGCCTTCTCCGATTTTTGCATGATGGCCTCCCAATCGCCGGTGATGATTATAAATTTCTACTACGAAACCTGGGTCCTGGGACCGTTGTGGTGTGACATTTATGCGGCCTGCGGCTCCTTGTTTGGATGCGTTTCTATCTGGTCGATGTGCATGATTGCCTTCGATCGGTACAATGTCATTGTAAAAGGCATTAACGGCACACCCATGACTATCAAACTGGCCATTATGAAAATCCTCTTCATCTGGCTGATGGCTGTTTTCTGGACCATAATGCCGCTGTTGGGCTGGAGTAGCTACGTGCCGGAGGGAAATCTGACAGCCTGCAGCATCGACTATATGACCCGCCAATGGAATCCGCGATCCTACTTGATAACGTACTcgctttttgtctactacacGCCCTTGTTTATGATCTGCTATTCATATTGGTTCATTATCGCCGCCGTGGCCGCCCACGAAAAGGccatgagggagcaggccaaGAAGATGAATGTGAAGTCGCTGCGCAGCTCTGAGGACTGCGACAAAAGCGCCGAGGGAAAGTTGGCCAAGGTCGCCTTGACCACCATATCCTTGTGGTTTATGGCCTGGACGCCGTATCTCATTATCTGCTACTTTGGATTGTTTAAAATCGACGGCCTCACACCTCTGACTACCATTTGGGGAGCCACTTTCGCCAAGACGAGCGCGGTTTACAATCCCATCGTATATGGAATCAG CCATCCCAAGTACCGGCTCGTGCTTAAGGAAAAG TGTcccatgtgtgtgtgcggCAACACGGATGAGCCCAAGCCGGATGCGCCTGCCTCCGATACGGAAACCACATCTGAGGCAGAATCAAAGGCTTAA
- the LOC6505861 gene encoding uncharacterized protein LOC6505861 produces the protein MSFKKMLFVCMGNSCSSPMAEAIMQNLMAKTSLYWEVDSAGLRTWNTGRKPHKRCMQTLREHGLRSDHYCRQFAVNDFHYFDYVVAMDEAVYNELLYWGGVNRAFEKNCEILLLSAFGKNGQPAVIFSLSPTRKLRNFRTAYYQIKDCCKQLILSQKVDIFRYELPSSDDDIYFANVANNSNAKKAATAVGNAIQTLGDPSVTESRRGRAAKKGTGKESEMHVVTPELRSSGGRVGPRTSYTTSSQNSSYMPGTVAPSDYNTSKMDHNMQCSKNSRGMQRKLCQKCGQKFLAAL, from the exons ATGTCGTTTAAGAAGATGCTGTTTGTTTGCATGG GCAACTCATGCAGCTCCCCAATGGCTGAGGCCATTATGCAGAATCTAATGGCCAAGACTAGCCTCTACTGGGAGGTGGACAGTGCCGGCCTGAGGACCTGGAACACGGGTCGCAAGCCCCACAAGCGCTGCATGCAGACGCTGCGTGAGCACGGCCTGCGATCTGACCACTATTGTCGCCAG TTTGCTGTTAACGATTTTCATTACTTCGACTACGTTGTGGCCATGGACGAGGCCGTGTACAACGAACTGCTATACTGGGGGGGAGTGAACCGTGCTTTCGAAAAGAACTGCGAAATATTGCTGCTGAGTGCTTTTGGCAAAAACGGTCAGCCGGCCGTGATATTCTCCCTCTCGCCT ACTCGGAAGCTGAGAAACTTCCGGACCGCCTATTACCAGATCAAGGATTGCTGCAAGCAGCTGATTCTCAGCCAAAAGGTAGACATTTTTAGGTACGAACTGCCCAGCTCCGACGATGATATTTACTTTGCCAACGTCGCCAACAATTCGAATGCTAAAAAAGCCGCAACAGCCGTCGGAAATGCGATTCAGACATTGGGGGACCCTTCCGTCACCGAGAGCCGTCGGGGTCGGGCCGCGAAGAAGGGAACCGGCAAAGAAAGTGAGATGCACGTTGTCACCCCGGAACTGAGGTCCTCTGGCGGACGGGTGGGTCCACGCACTTCGTATACGACGAGCTCCCAAAACTCTAGCTATATGCCCGGGACCGTGGCACCGTCTGACTACAATACTAGCAAGATGGACCACAACATGCAGTGCAGCAAAAACTCTCGTGGCATGCAGCGAAAACTGTGCCAAAAGTGCGGACAAAAATTCCTTGCAGCGCTTTGA